A region of Chloroflexaceae bacterium DNA encodes the following proteins:
- a CDS encoding serine/threonine protein kinase: MLEPGTILQNRYQIVAPIGKGGMGAVYRARDLRLRTDVALKETLFADPAYRRAFQQEAQILARLRHQALPRVLDHFSEGQGQFLVMEYIPGEDLGSQLARLGSRFATPQAMPTILRWADQLLDALHYLHTRPVPVYHRDIKPKNLKLTATYEIILLDFGLARGGVTVAYDLNQTTASQAQARKIYGFTPPYAPLEQMRDGEPDARSDLYALAATVYHLLTATMPVDAMSRMAKLASGQPDPLRPIRELAPHVPEGIAELLQQALSVTIDERPKTAREMRETLLRLRGGLPPARAAATGQPADRPAPQARAVPDQTPASEPRPPVEGLSTSAMSHPGAITPNIAGPSTQLTAKPIGTLLRMLTTGSPIRSLDFSPSGALLGAGYDDHTAGLWRLADFTHLATLKGHTSGIRCLRFAPTGGILATASDDETVRLWQVADGAFLRLLRVPGCPIESIAFSPDGRYLAVGGWGAAITLCEVEKDRITIINSLSAPFVHSLAFSPDNRLIAAGAYDGSVYLWQLDDAHPVGVLSGSATFINSVTFSPDGTWLVASSGNQARVWRLDDQKPIESLSGHQGPVHAIAFSPDGRFLATASEDRLIRLWRASDWTGLPATLEHRAGVASLAYSPNGSIIASGARDGRIYLWKISGT, encoded by the coding sequence ATGCTTGAACCAGGCACAATACTTCAAAATCGCTACCAGATCGTCGCGCCTATCGGGAAAGGCGGTATGGGCGCCGTATATCGCGCGCGCGATCTGCGGCTACGCACCGATGTAGCGCTGAAGGAGACCCTGTTCGCCGACCCCGCTTACCGCCGCGCCTTTCAGCAGGAGGCGCAGATCCTGGCGCGTCTGCGCCATCAGGCTCTGCCGCGGGTGCTCGACCACTTCAGTGAGGGCCAGGGCCAGTTTCTAGTTATGGAATACATCCCCGGCGAGGATCTGGGCAGCCAGCTTGCTCGTCTCGGCTCCCGCTTCGCCACCCCCCAGGCAATGCCCACCATTCTACGCTGGGCCGACCAGCTCCTCGACGCCCTGCATTACCTGCACACGCGGCCGGTTCCCGTCTACCATCGCGATATCAAGCCCAAGAACCTGAAGCTTACCGCGACCTACGAGATTATTCTGCTCGACTTCGGGCTGGCCCGCGGCGGTGTGACGGTGGCGTATGATCTGAATCAGACCACTGCCTCGCAGGCGCAGGCCCGCAAGATCTACGGTTTTACGCCGCCATACGCTCCTCTGGAGCAGATGCGCGATGGCGAACCGGATGCCCGCAGTGACCTGTACGCCCTGGCCGCGACCGTCTACCACCTGCTGACGGCAACAATGCCGGTTGATGCCATGTCGCGTATGGCAAAACTGGCCAGCGGACAGCCCGATCCGCTGCGCCCGATCCGTGAACTGGCGCCCCACGTTCCTGAGGGTATCGCTGAGCTGCTGCAACAAGCCTTGAGCGTGACCATTGACGAGCGCCCGAAGACGGCCAGAGAGATGCGCGAGACCCTGCTACGCCTGCGTGGCGGCCTTCCTCCGGCTCGCGCCGCTGCGACCGGCCAACCTGCCGACCGGCCTGCGCCGCAGGCCCGCGCGGTCCCTGATCAGACGCCAGCGTCAGAACCGCGCCCACCAGTTGAGGGCCTGAGCACCAGCGCGATGAGCCACCCCGGCGCAATCACTCCCAATATCGCCGGTCCATCCACGCAGTTGACAGCGAAGCCTATAGGAACCCTGCTGCGCATGCTCACAACCGGCAGCCCCATCCGCTCTCTTGATTTCAGTCCCAGCGGCGCGCTGCTGGGCGCCGGGTACGACGACCACACGGCCGGTCTCTGGCGTCTCGCCGATTTTACTCACCTGGCAACGCTGAAAGGGCATACCAGCGGAATCCGTTGTTTGCGTTTCGCCCCGACGGGTGGCATCCTTGCCACGGCCAGCGACGATGAGACGGTGCGGCTCTGGCAGGTCGCCGACGGCGCGTTTCTGAGGCTCCTGCGCGTGCCGGGTTGCCCGATTGAGAGCATCGCCTTCAGCCCCGATGGGCGCTATCTTGCCGTGGGAGGGTGGGGCGCCGCGATTACTCTCTGCGAGGTGGAGAAGGATCGTATCACGATTATCAACAGCCTGTCGGCGCCCTTCGTCCACAGCCTGGCCTTCAGTCCCGACAATCGCCTGATCGCTGCCGGCGCCTATGACGGCTCGGTCTACCTCTGGCAACTTGACGATGCGCACCCGGTGGGCGTGCTGAGCGGATCAGCCACCTTTATCAATAGCGTCACCTTCAGTCCCGACGGAACCTGGCTCGTCGCCAGCAGCGGCAACCAGGCTCGCGTCTGGCGGCTGGACGACCAGAAGCCGATTGAGAGCCTGTCGGGGCACCAGGGGCCGGTCCACGCGATAGCCTTTAGCCCCGATGGGCGTTTCCTTGCCACCGCCAGCGAAGATCGGCTGATTCGCCTGTGGCGCGCCAGTGACTGGACCGGCCTGCCTGCTACGCTGGAACACCGTGCAGGCGTAGCCAGTCTCGCCTACAGTCCCAACGGGTCAATAATCGCCAGTGGCGCCCGTGATGGGCGGATCTACCTCTGGAAGATTTCGGGGACGTAA
- the bchD gene encoding magnesium chelatase ATPase subunit D translates to MTTATLPFSALVGLDAGRQALLLLAVDPGLGGVVIAAGVGTGKSTLVRAFARLLAGGADAAAPGHGGLVELPVGVTEDRLLGGLDLEATLARGERVHRSGLLARAHGGLLYADGVNLLDDSTVNHLLAALDSGVVRVERDGLSLVEPARFALIATYDPAEGPPRRHLLDRVGLIVAPVSQAPGHARAEVVRRNLLVDRARLVAAARRKPGAENAEGVAEEWADEDAMLHAMIMAAREALPQVRISEAQMAQLSQAALALGVEGHRADIFAVRAALASAALAGRDEVGEEDLERAVRFVLLPRATRVPQAAEQPPQPEQPPPPQPEQPPPDEQQRNDDEDESEQPPTPPEDLTVEDLILSALDAEVPPDVLETPFTVRRSGRSGSRGSTSGTRGRHIRSIPGLPSQGRLDVVATLRAAAPWQPVRRREAPRHHGHIRLKADDLHIKKYRSKAGTLFCFVVDASGSMALHRMRQAKGAVNTLLQQAYVHRDQVALLAFRGETAELLLPPSQSVELAKRALDVLPTGGGTPLAAALLAAYQVAEQARARGIHRTTLVLITDGRPNVPLRPNPAHDKQQRLEAARAEVQTLSARIRAAGIGAVVIDTQRSFISRGEAQQLAAWLGGRYVYLPQGRGEQIAQAVLEASSEA, encoded by the coding sequence GTGACCACGGCGACCCTGCCCTTCTCCGCCCTGGTCGGGCTGGACGCGGGGCGCCAGGCGCTCTTGCTGCTCGCGGTTGACCCAGGTCTCGGCGGGGTGGTGATCGCCGCTGGTGTGGGTACGGGCAAGAGCACCCTGGTGCGCGCCTTCGCCCGCCTGCTCGCCGGCGGCGCCGACGCAGCGGCGCCGGGCCACGGCGGGCTGGTCGAGTTGCCCGTCGGCGTCACCGAGGACCGTCTCCTCGGCGGTCTTGACCTGGAGGCGACCCTGGCGCGGGGTGAGCGCGTCCATCGCAGCGGCTTGCTGGCTCGCGCTCACGGGGGCTTGCTGTACGCTGACGGGGTCAATCTGCTCGACGATAGCACCGTCAACCATCTGCTGGCGGCCCTCGACAGCGGCGTGGTGCGCGTGGAGCGGGACGGTCTCAGCCTCGTGGAACCGGCCCGCTTCGCGCTGATCGCCACCTACGACCCCGCCGAGGGGCCGCCGCGCCGCCATCTGCTCGACCGCGTCGGCCTGATTGTCGCCCCCGTGTCGCAGGCGCCCGGCCATGCCCGCGCTGAGGTGGTGCGCCGCAACCTGCTCGTGGATCGGGCGCGGCTGGTCGCGGCGGCGCGGCGCAAACCCGGCGCGGAGAATGCCGAAGGGGTGGCCGAGGAATGGGCCGATGAGGATGCCATGCTCCATGCGATGATCATGGCTGCCCGCGAGGCCCTGCCGCAGGTGCGCATCAGCGAGGCTCAGATGGCGCAGTTGAGCCAGGCGGCGCTGGCGCTGGGGGTGGAGGGGCACCGGGCCGATATTTTCGCCGTGCGCGCGGCCCTGGCCTCCGCGGCTCTCGCCGGGCGCGATGAGGTGGGTGAGGAGGATCTGGAACGGGCGGTGCGCTTCGTGCTGTTGCCCCGCGCTACCCGCGTTCCCCAGGCCGCCGAGCAGCCGCCACAGCCGGAGCAGCCCCCGCCGCCGCAGCCCGAGCAACCGCCTCCCGATGAGCAACAGCGTAACGACGATGAGGACGAGAGCGAGCAACCGCCAACGCCTCCTGAGGATCTAACAGTCGAGGATCTCATTCTCTCCGCGCTGGACGCCGAGGTGCCCCCTGACGTGCTGGAGACGCCCTTTACCGTGCGCCGGAGCGGGCGCAGCGGCTCGCGGGGCAGCACCTCCGGCACGCGCGGACGGCACATCCGTTCCATTCCCGGCCTGCCCTCCCAGGGCCGGCTGGATGTGGTGGCGACCCTGCGCGCCGCCGCGCCATGGCAGCCGGTGCGCCGCCGCGAGGCCCCGCGCCACCACGGCCACATTCGCCTCAAGGCCGATGATCTGCATATCAAGAAGTACCGCAGCAAGGCCGGAACGCTCTTCTGCTTCGTGGTTGACGCCAGCGGCTCGATGGCTCTCCACCGCATGCGCCAGGCCAAGGGCGCGGTGAACACGCTGCTCCAGCAGGCCTATGTGCATCGTGACCAGGTGGCCCTGCTGGCCTTCCGCGGCGAGACGGCTGAACTGCTCCTGCCGCCCTCGCAGAGCGTGGAACTGGCCAAGCGCGCCCTCGATGTGTTGCCCACCGGCGGCGGCACCCCCCTGGCCGCCGCGCTGCTGGCAGCCTACCAGGTGGCCGAACAGGCCCGCGCTCGCGGCATCCACCGCACCACCCTGGTGCTGATCACCGATGGGCGCCCCAACGTCCCCCTGCGTCCCAACCCGGCCCACGACAAGCAGCAGCGCCTGGAGGCGGCCCGCGCCGAGGTGCAGACCCTCAGCGCCCGCATTCGCGCCGCTGGCATCGGCGCCGTGGTGATTGACACCCAGCGGAGCTTTATCTCCCGCGGCGAGGCCCAGCAACTGGCGGCCTGGCTCGGAGGCCGTTACGTGTACCTGCCGCAGGGTCGCGGCGAGCAGATCGCCCAGGCCGTGCTCGAAGCCAGCAGTGAAGCGTAG
- a CDS encoding glycosyltransferase, with amino-acid sequence MLVYIAYPTSLTLQAANAIQTYATLRELRARRPDTLALIPRWGREPSRFGEVGAVHLPRPAIGKLSRFYKSTLLYYLEHSVFALMTAAWLAPRRRAVEAVYVRQVIAAAWWAGALGPRLGLPVIYEAHDLETRNPSRAREPWAEGLLHLIDRVALTRSAAVASLTADFRRLLAAIGWRDPADVFVIPDAYDERLFAPRPRLEARAASGLPADGPIIAYAGMTFAHRWLDGLLVAAARLRSRYPDLTLVLVGGRLAEREDLRCEATRLGIAAALRLVPPLPQAEVVTYLTAADVLVIPDTVTDVTASPLKLFEYLALGQPLVVPSIPALHEIVPPALCHTFPRRDLEGLTAALGAALEAAPDAAGAALRRAIAAEYTYGRRAERILEVVERVRV; translated from the coding sequence ATGCTCGTCTACATCGCCTACCCGACCAGCCTGACCCTCCAGGCGGCCAATGCCATCCAGACCTACGCTACCCTCCGCGAGCTACGCGCCCGCCGTCCCGATACGCTGGCGCTTATCCCCCGCTGGGGGCGCGAGCCGAGCCGCTTCGGCGAAGTTGGCGCTGTCCATCTGCCGCGACCGGCAATTGGCAAGCTCTCACGGTTCTACAAGAGCACGCTGCTCTACTACCTGGAGCACAGCGTCTTCGCCCTGATGACCGCTGCCTGGCTTGCGCCCCGGCGCCGGGCGGTGGAGGCCGTATACGTGCGCCAGGTGATCGCTGCGGCCTGGTGGGCGGGTGCGCTGGGACCGCGCCTGGGCCTGCCGGTGATCTACGAGGCCCACGATCTCGAAACGCGAAATCCCTCACGCGCCCGCGAGCCATGGGCCGAGGGGTTGCTGCACCTGATTGACCGCGTGGCGCTGACGCGCTCCGCGGCGGTGGCGTCGCTCACCGCCGACTTCCGGCGCCTGCTTGCCGCCATCGGCTGGCGCGATCCCGCCGATGTCTTCGTGATTCCTGACGCCTACGATGAGCGCCTGTTCGCGCCCCGTCCGCGCCTGGAGGCTCGCGCCGCATCGGGGTTGCCCGCCGATGGGCCGATCATCGCCTACGCCGGGATGACCTTCGCCCATCGCTGGCTTGATGGCCTGCTCGTCGCCGCCGCTCGCCTGCGCTCCCGCTATCCCGATCTGACCCTCGTGCTGGTTGGAGGAAGGCTGGCGGAGCGCGAAGACCTGCGCTGCGAGGCCACCCGTCTCGGCATCGCCGCGGCCCTGCGTCTCGTCCCGCCGCTGCCCCAGGCCGAGGTCGTCACCTATCTGACAGCTGCCGATGTGCTGGTCATTCCCGATACGGTGACCGACGTGACGGCCTCGCCGCTGAAGCTGTTCGAGTACCTGGCCCTGGGCCAACCGCTGGTTGTGCCGTCCATCCCCGCGCTGCACGAAATTGTGCCCCCGGCGCTGTGCCACACGTTTCCCCGTCGTGATCTCGAGGGCCTCACGGCAGCTCTCGGCGCCGCCCTGGAGGCCGCCCCCGACGCCGCAGGCGCGGCGCTGCGGCGCGCCATTGCCGCCGAGTATACCTACGGTCGCCGCGCCGAGCGTATTCTTGAAGTCGTGGAGAGGGTGCGCGTCTGA